ACGTTTGACCTCGCGGGTCTCCCATGGTAGACTGTGTTCGAAGGCATGTTGCCTTGACGCAACGGTGCGACCGGATACCTCCCTGGGTATCCGGTCGCACCGTTGCGTCAAGGCAACATGCCTTCGAACACAGTCTACCATGGGAGACCCGCGAGGTCAAACGTTGAGCGCAGGCGCGGCGGGATGCTCGCAGAGTCAGGCCCGAACCGACACGGATTCTTCAGATCGCGGCAGAGTCAGAGGCGCGGCAAGCCGGGCGCTCTCGGTAGCGGAACCAGAGCACGAGGTCGGCGGCTACCATCACGGCATTGAGTGCGTAGAGCCAGACGACGGGGTCTGGATTGTACAGAATCTTGTGGAAGATTCCACCCGCGTATCCGACGATGACGAGCGAGAGGAAGATGGGGCTCTTGCCGACGACGTTCTTAGTCTTCCACGTTCGGTGGACCGAGAAGGGCCAACTCGCCCCGAAGCATACCAGCATCGTGATCTCGTACGGGCTCATCGCGGGCCCCCGTCTGCAGCCGGACCGACGTTTCGCCTGAGCTCCTCGGTGAGAGACGCGAGATCACCCGACTCGATCCTCGCCTTGGGAATCACCAGCCCTATCGCCGCGCCCGTGTAGATGAAGAGGTAGTCGTCGTTCTCGGCGATGCGCTCTATGCCCGCCCAGAGAATCTTGCCTTCGGACACCTCGGACTCGGCGTGCAGACCTTCATCCGTCAGCCGTACCGTGTGTCGGCATAGGAAACTCCTGTTCTCGCCTTCACCTACCAGCTTCCTGATACGCCGTCGGACGGCCCACCTGTAGTAGGGTATGGTGAAAGCCAGGTAGACCGCCGCCCAAGCGCATACGAGAACGAGGCTGTGCGAGCTTCCCTGTACCAGAGAGGCGACAGCGCCGATCAGCACTATGACCAGGGCGATCCCCCAAGTGGACCAGAACCTGATGCGCCTGGAGGCCGGCGAATGGGCGAGGTGGTGCATGTTGAACGCCACCATGTCGTCAATGGTGTTGGTGAAGATTACGAAGCTGCCTTCGTTCATCAGCCACTCTCCCAAGTGGATAGATATGCTATGCGGCGACGGAGACCGGTTTCGCCTTCGCAGTGGGCACGGGGATCGGTTGTCCATCCTCGCGCAGGGTGTCGAGGTAGAGGTCGATCGCTTCCTTGATGCTGCGCTCGGTCTCCTCCAGAGTCTTGCCCGTGGTGATGCATCCCGGAAGATCAGGCACATACGCCGAGTAGTTGCGTCCTGCTCTCTCGAAGATTACAGGGTATTCAATCACTATTTTTCCTCCAGTCTCGCCTGGTCCGAGATGCTCTTGAGTGTGCCGGGGGCGACCTCGTCAGACATATGGCCGGGCACAACGACGACACCGGGCTTAGGGTCGTGCTTCAACACACGGTGAATGCCACGCCGACGGGCTTCCTACCAGCCATCGTCCTGAAGACGTCTGAGCACATCGCGTATCTTCATTATACCACCTGCACACGATAGCACGAACAGCTTTGCCGCTCCTGCCAGATCCAGTGAGCATTTCATCCTTGGAGTGGGCAACTCCTCCCAAGAGCAGAGCCCCGGCGACGGGAGTCACCGGGGCTCTGTGGTTCAGCTATGTGCGTTCATCGGAGTGCATCGGTGGGGGCAAGGCGACTCAGACGGAGCTTTGCTGTCCAGTTCCGCCCTCCCCACTCTATTCTCCACACTCTGCACTACTTGTCCCGCTGCACGTCCTTACCCTGCTCCTCGATGACTGCCTGGGCGGCAGAGAGGCGCGCGACGGGAAGGCGCTTCGGCGAGCAGGACACGTAGTTCAGGCCGATCTTGTGACAGAACTTCACGCTGTCCGGCTCCCCGCCGTGCTCGCCGCAGATACCGAGCTTGATCTTCGGGTTCACGGCCTTCGCATCCTCGACGCAGATCTGCATCAACCGGCCGATACCCTTCTGGTCAATGGTATCGGTCGGGTCGGCCTTGAAGATGCCCTTCTCGATGTAGAGCGGCAGGAACTTGCCGGCGTCGTCGCGGGAGATTCCGTAGCCCATCTGGGTCAGGTCGTTCGTGCCGAAGCTGAAGAAGGCGGCCTCCTTCGCGATCTCGTCGGCGGTCAGCGCCGCCCTCGGGATCTCGATCATGGTGCCGAACATGTAGTCAACCTCGACGCCCTCTTCGGCCATCGTTTTCTTCGCGACTTCCTCGAGTTGCGTCTTGATGTAGGTCAGCTCGGCCACCGCGCTGATGAGCGGGATCATGATCTCGGGATGGACGTCCATGCCCGCTTTCTTCACCTCGCACGCCGCGCCGATGATGGCGGCGACCTGCATGTTCACGATCCCCGGGAAGTAGATCGAGAGCCTGCAACCGCGCAGTCCGAGCATCGGGTTCGCCTCGTGCATGTCCTCGACCTTCCGCAGGAGCGCTTCCTTCTGCTTGATCTCGGGCGAGCCGGGGTTCTTGCAGCGCAGCTCGGCAAGCTCGACGAGCAGTTCGTTCAGCGGCGGAAGGAACTCATGGAGCGGCGGGTCAATCAGGCGCACGGTGACCGGTCGGCCGCCCATCGCCTTGAAGATGCCGACGAAGTCCTCGCGCTGCATTGGAAGCAGTTTCGCAAGGGCCTGCTCGCGGATCTCCTCGCTCTCGGCGAGGATCATCGCCTGGACCGCGGGCACTCGGTCGCCCATGAACATGTGCTCGGTCCGGCAGAGTCCGATGCCCTCGGCGCCGAGTTCAATAGCTTCCTCAGCGTGCTCCGGGGTGTCCGCATTCGCGCGCACACCGAGCCTGCGGATCGAGTCCGCCCAGCCCATGAACTCCGCGAACTTGCCCGAAACTCCGGGCTCCTTGGTAGGAATCTGGCCGTGGTAGACGACCCCGTTGGTACCGTCAATCGAGATGAAGTCGCCCTCCTTCAGCACGACGCCATGCGCGGTGATGGTGCGCGCAACGTCGTCAATCTGCAGGGCACTGCAGCCGCAGACGGTCGGGATGCCGTACTGCCTTGCCACAAGAGCGG
Above is a genomic segment from Armatimonadota bacterium containing:
- a CDS encoding YcxB family protein; amino-acid sequence: MNEGSFVIFTNTIDDMVAFNMHHLAHSPASRRIRFWSTWGIALVIVLIGAVASLVQGSSHSLVLVCAWAAVYLAFTIPYYRWAVRRRIRKLVGEGENRSFLCRHTVRLTDEGLHAESEVSEGKILWAGIERIAENDDYLFIYTGAAIGLVIPKARIESGDLASLTEELRRNVGPAADGGPR
- a CDS encoding type II toxin-antitoxin system HicB family antitoxin, coding for MIEYPVIFERAGRNYSAYVPDLPGCITTGKTLEETERSIKEAIDLYLDTLREDGQPIPVPTAKAKPVSVAA